In uncultured Ilyobacter sp., a genomic segment contains:
- a CDS encoding IS3 family transposase (programmed frameshift) yields the protein MSNQKRKRRTYTDEFKNQLVLLHLNGKRKCDIVREYDISASLLNKWINQSETSGSFNGKDNRTPEEQELIELRKRNKQLEMENDILKQAGADFRTKVNVIKNNIHKYSVSAMCQVLEISRSIYYYKSKIKNNISPLIELIKDIFEESRRNYGTRRIKFELFKLGHKISRRRISSIMKQNGLVSKYIIANFKPHHDKVNEEELANLVERNFNKKDHLQVVVSDLTYVRVGKAWNYICVLIDLFNREIIGYSSGKNKDAQLVARAFSKVKGNLQKVKIFHTDRGNEFNNQLIKRTLETFNIRRSLSMKGCPYDNAVAEATFKTIKTEFINGVYFDSLEELNYELLDYVNWFNNHRIHSSLGYQTPVEYRMNNLKKVV from the exons ATATCAAACCAGAAGAGAAAACGTCGTACCTACACAGATGAATTTAAAAATCAATTAGTTCTATTGCATCTAAATGGAAAGCGTAAATGTGATATCGTAAGAGAATATGATATCTCTGCCTCATTATTAAATAAATGGATAAACCAATCTGAAACTAGTGGCTCTTTTAATGGAAAAGATAATCGTACCCCTGAAGAACAAGAACTTATTGAACTTCGTAAGCGAAATAAGCAGCTTGAAATGGAGAATGATATTTTAAAGCAGGCGG GCGCTGATTTTAGGACGAAAGTAAATGTGATTAAAAATAATATTCACAAATACTCTGTATCAGCAATGTGCCAAGTCCTTGAGATTTCTAGAAGTATCTATTATTACAAGTCTAAAATTAAAAATAACATCTCTCCTTTAATAGAACTAATCAAAGATATTTTTGAAGAGAGTAGAAGAAACTATGGAACCAGAAGAATAAAATTTGAGCTTTTTAAACTGGGACATAAAATTTCCAGAAGACGAATAAGCTCAATCATGAAACAAAATGGGTTGGTATCAAAATATATAATCGCAAATTTTAAGCCACATCACGACAAAGTCAATGAAGAAGAGTTGGCTAATTTAGTTGAGCGTAATTTTAACAAAAAGGATCATCTACAAGTTGTAGTTAGCGATTTAACCTACGTCAGGGTAGGTAAGGCCTGGAATTATATCTGTGTCTTAATAGATCTTTTTAACAGAGAAATCATAGGTTATAGCTCTGGAAAAAACAAAGATGCCCAGTTGGTAGCAAGAGCTTTTTCAAAAGTGAAAGGAAACCTACAAAAGGTTAAAATTTTCCATACGGACCGTGGAAATGAATTTAATAATCAATTAATAAAAAGAACGCTAGAAACCTTTAATATTAGGCGTTCTTTAAGTATGAAAGGGTGTCCATACGATAATGCAGTGGCAGAAGCCACCTTCAAAACCATAAAGACGGAATTTATAAATGGAGTTTATTTTGATTCCTTAGAAGAATTAAATTATGAATTATT